One Agelaius phoeniceus isolate bAgePho1 chromosome 7, bAgePho1.hap1, whole genome shotgun sequence DNA segment encodes these proteins:
- the FAM237A gene encoding protein FAM237A, translating into MDLGSRGRIHCTMRFTCSLLLMAVFCVTPFLCHSQVDPLALGRADPQCWESSSAVLLEMRKPRISDSVSGFWDFMIFLKSSENLKHGALFWDLAQLFWDIYVDCVLSRTHGLGRRQLSEAVRSPKTATLRSQFTGRNQGMFSHIQRSPVLKKKDSFEDLISIHIHKSRSILLGRVIGKLGKKRKLHI; encoded by the exons ATGGATCTTGGCAGCAGAGGAAGAATCCACTGCACCATGAGATTCACCTGCTCTCTCCTACTCATGGCAGTGTTCTGTGTGACACCTTTCCTCTGCCACAGTCAAGTTGATCCACTGGCTCTTGGGCGGGCAGACCCCCAATGCTGGGAATCCTCCTCAGCTGTTTTACTGGAGATGAGGAAGCCTCGCatttctgactctgtcagtggcTTTTGGGACTTCATGATCTTTCTGAAATCCTCAGAGAACTTGAAACATGGGGCTTTGTTCTGGGACTTGGCTCAGCTCTTCTGGGATATCTATGTGGACTGTGTGCTCTCCAGAACCCATGGGCTGGGGAGAAGGCAGCTGTCAGAAGCTGTCAGAAGCCCCAAGACGGCTACTCTACGTTCTCAGTTCACAGGGAGAAACCAAG GGATGTTTTCTCATATTCAGAGGTCACCAGTTCTGAAGAAGAAAGACTCATTTGAAGATTTAATAAGCATCCATATACATAAGAGTAGATCTATATTACTTGGAAGAGTCATTGGAAAGctaggaaaaaagaggaaattacACATTTAG